The Lasioglossum baleicum chromosome 15, iyLasBale1, whole genome shotgun sequence genomic interval gaaaggaagcaAGAAAGACGCTATGAACTGTTTTCACGAGAAGTAATACGATAGTAAAAAAAGTTTCCataaaatttctatattaattGAATCGATAAAGGAGAGCGAAGAAAGATACTTAgtaagtgaaaagaaattttataaaGTGAACTCTTTCATAAGTTGGTTATGTGCAATGCCGAGATGCTGCAATGAAAACAAGGCAGTGAGTTCGGTGAGCACCAGTCAGAAGCACAATACAGAGGATATTTTGTTAACGCAAACTCGTCCTTTTTCAATTGGAAATCAATTAGAATTAGATGACGATCCACCGATTGTTGAAAAATCCCATAGGAGAGTACGGTGTGATTTGAGTCCAGTTCCAACAAATACAAGTACTAATTTGAGTATAAAACTTTTAAGCATTAAGGTAAATTTTCACAAAATTCAGATTTCCTTTATATACTTTTTGATTTCCAATTTTCTGTGTTACCGTTAAAGCGATTCTTTGTATCGCTGATGTTCTAATTCCAGGGAGAGCGAAACAATCGTCAAGATCATCAGGTGAGCACTGGAGCCGGTGGGTACAGAGAAAAGGAGAAAGAAGCTAAAAAGAGAGCAGCTATAGGCAATACAGTGCGTGGACTCCTCTCATCTGGCCACAGCAGGCAGGACAGGTATAATGATGTCTGTATCAAAATCATGCTTCTTACATTGTCATGTTTTACCTTCTGTCATTTAAATTCTTTGCTGTACTTCAGTTTTTGCTTCTTATTTAAAGtacaatacattttatataCGATTGATTCATGTATACTTTGAAATTCTTTCTGAATAATGAATTGTTTCGCCAACTTTTTAAAACTCTTTTCTACTCTGGGAAATTTTAAATGTATATACACTTTAATGAAGCGCAATTATGTTTCGAACAAAGGTACACATACACAGGAACTTGTATGCATCTCATCCGTACTTTTCATTTAGATATTAAAGAATATAGGATGTACTTAATACATCGTATAGTTTAAAGCGTTACAATCGATATCTTTAGAAGCCGTAGGTTTTTTATAACGAAAGGATTCGatcgaataaataaattcatgttGAAGATTTATACATAAAGccaaaaaatataacaacaatgaaaatttcattctaAAAAAGAGAACAAGAAAATATGAATTGAAATATGTATTTTCAGAATTACTGAGCCTCATCTTGAagtatgaaattttgtataaattcaaagGTTAGTAGATATATGATGTAAATGACTGTTATGCCGCAGTATAAGATTATTCAGTTAGCACTCATCATCTCTGAAACATCGATGAAAAGATAATTACATCATTAATAGAGTAACACATCATTTACATTACATTCGGCTTACAACTTTTTGTAATTCATGTTATTCAtgtgtttttataatttatttttgttactTGTATAGATGATGTTGAAACATAACGTATACGTATCTCATCTTCTTGTGAGATTTGGAAGTAATCGAACGTATCATTCGCAACATTTTGGCATTATGTAATGTAACATGACTTTAATCTTGACACACGCGCTCTTAGTACCGATGAGACTAAAAACCTAattagtatttttatttttatttattgctaTTCACATTCATATGTAAGAAGAGTTCGGCGCAAAGCATACACGTATGTGTATAACAATCTCTTAATTTCTTTCCATATTCATTCTGGTGGTGTTATTGTTTTCAAGATAAATTAAACACTATTTTAATTTGCTTTTTGAGTAGTTTTATCATCTAGCGAGAATCAGAAATAAGTTTattccttctttctttttttattatacttaaGCTTGTCTGTTGGAAGTGTAGccatattgcaaatataatagaTTCATTAttccatataaaaaaaaatatggaaGACGTAAAATTGATATTATGCCAAAGTAAtcctaaaacaattttttgattTGATTTAAAAATTAGCTTGCTCTTGAATAGCGTTATAATTATGTAGTACCTTTGATAATGTTTTAGGTATGAGACCAATAGGCAACGATCTTCGGGCGGAAGTAGCCTGTCAAGCTTGTGTCCAAAGCTGGTGGCCAGTGGAGGTGGTAATAACCAGGGTGGGATTAGTTTGGCAGTGGGACACTTAGCCTCTCCGGAAAGTGGAGGCCCATGTTCCGTTGTTACCACTCAGAGAATCCATAATCTCACACATAATCATAAACGCCAAAGAAAATTGTCTATTGTTTCGCAAGCTGGTACTAGTGCTCATAATTCTGGTGATCGAAAGGTTtgttatgtatattttttgtattttttccacattACAAGACTTTTAACTTCTTCAACAAATAGAAGAAAGTATCTTTGTTAAACGTAACGTGTAACCCATTTATAGACATCGAGTATAAGTCGTTCCTCTACAACAATTTGCAAGAAACAAATACGAACACAGAGGAGCGATCATAGTACGGATTCATTGTCTATAACAACCAACGGAGTTGCGAGTAATTCACCTTCTTCGAAAAAGAGAGTTTTATCTGCTCTACGCATCTCGGAAAAATCATCCTCACGGAATCTCAATTCGCCATCGTTAGACAATGAAAATGAGCGCAGTTTCAGCGACGCAGAGGAAGCTATCACTGCGACAGAAAATGTGTTCAATGTCCCAGGTTCTGTATATTTCATAGATTGACGATCGTTCGACGAGCTTGCTTATTTAACGATTCTACTTTGAAATGACACAGGATCTAGTTCCACGCCTTCAACACCAATTAGTCGAGTGAAATCGAAAAAATCGGACGAAGATGAGACGAGCGTGGAATGTAGCATCAGTGAAGAAGGTGCTGCTGAGTCGTCGCAGAACGTATCAGACAAGAAATTATCATTAGATACTAGCGAGTCAAAAGTAACGACCACAGAATGTTCTGAATCCTCGAAAACTTCGAGCGTCGCGAGAAAAACATCGGCGAATAGCATCGACGAGGAAACaccaatcatacaaaataaacagaAAGTATTCTCGACATCTTCCATAAACACACGATGCACTAATAGCGAGGGCAGAACCGCCAAATCTAAAAGTAAGTATATCACAGAAATTCTAATCGTGCAGCACAGTAGTAAGAGTTCGAATGAACTAAATATAGGGAAAAGTATAGACTCGCCCATGGGAACATCCATGAATTCAACAGGTAATAGTAAAAGTAATGAAGAGGTGAAACGGAAAACATCTACCGACTCGTCGAAGTCTACCAATATGGCGGAGAAAGAGGGCGTTGCTAAAGATTCCGAGGAAGACGCTGTCGAGGACAAGAAGGAGGCTCAACTGAACGAGGAAGTGGTGAAGAGTTCGAGATTTGTGACGTCGAAAGTGTCAGAAGATATAGTGGATACCGAAGGAAAGGATATGGTCACGCAACgggaagaagaagagggagaAGTGACGATATACGACGAAGATGACAATGGCACCAGTATCAGCGATATTGTTGCTGCACAAGCACTTCATGAATCTCTGAGTAAACTAGGGAAAGTACCACCTTTGGATACCGATATGGAGGATGTTAAAGACATGAATATCGAGGACGAGATCAAAACGGAGAAAGATGCCCAGAAGGACGTCGTGCAGGAAGAAACGGTGGAAGGTTTTATCGGTCCCTTGctcgatgaaaattttaaagCGGATGAGAAGTTAACGCAGAAAACCATGGCCATGGAAGAAGTTCGAAATTTATTGATGAAAGTGAAAGTTCAAAATGTAGAAGACGACGATGACGAAGAGAAAGCTATAGGTATATCACCGGACGGTAGATTTTTGAAATTCGAGGAAGAAATCGGTAGAGGCAgctttaagactgtatatagaGGTTTGGATACTCAAACTGGCGTGGCTGTTGCCTGGTGCGAATTACAGGTAACACgaattcaataaaatatttcttgtaTACGAAGCTTTCGGAATTCACATGTTTTCATATGCTTCTGATTCAGGAAAAAAAGTTAAACAAGACAGAAAGACTGAGATTTAGGGAGGAAGCAGAAATGTTGAAAGGATTGCAACATCCAAATATTGTTAGATTTTATGATTATTGGGAAGTTACACTTACGCGTAGGAAATACATTGTACTAGTCACTGAACTTATGACTTCAGGAACATTAAAGACGTGAGTATTGCATTGCATTATACGTATAATGTTCAACAATTTTATAGGTATACCGTTCTAATCGATTCGATCAATTTTTTCACGCAGATACCTAAGAcgttttaagaaaattaatcCGAAAGTAGTAAAGTCTTGGTGTCGGCAAATTTTGAAAGGCCTTAGCTTTTTACATTCGAGATCACCGCCAATTATTCACCGTGATCTGAAGTgcgacaatatttttattactgGTACAACGGGGAGTGTAAAAATTGGCGACTTGGGTCTTGCgactttgaaaaatcgaagttttGCGAAGAGCGTGATTGGTACACCTGAATTTATGGCACCGGAAATGTATGAGGAGCATTACGATGAGTCTGTTGACGTTTATGCATTTGGAATGTGTATGCTTGAAATGGCTACTAGCGAATATCCATACTCTGAATGTACTGGACCTGCGCAAATATATAAACGCGTAGTATCggtaatatgaaattaatatcaAGTTTATAACCTGATCTTGTAAATGTCCGGCTAACATTTCATAATGTTTTTTATCTTACAGGGAGTGAAGCCACAGAGCTATGACAAAGTTGAAAATCCAGAGGTTCGAGAAATCATTGAAATGTGTATTCGGCTGAAGAAAGAAGAACGACCGTTGGTTAAGGATCTTTTAAATCATGAATTTTTCGcggacgatgttggtttaaaaTTGGAAATGGTTTCGCGAGACTCAGCGGTAGCGGACGCCGAACTGTCCCGCGTCGAATTTCGACTTCGAGTATTAGATCCTAAAAAGCGTACCAATAAACATAAAGAGAACGAGGCGATACAATTCGATTTCGACATCCAAGCGGACAACGCGGAGGAGGTAGCCTCGGAGATGGCTAAATCCAGCCTGATCCTTGAAGAAGACGTTAAGGCTGTAGCAAAAATGTTAAAGTCCCAGATCACTACTTTGTTACGGGAAAGGGAAGAACGCAAAgccaaagaagaaaaagaacggTTAGATAGAGAAGTGGATACCACTACCACAGCTAATGAGAATTTACTGCAACAACAGTTGCTGCTTCAGCAAATGCAgttgcaacaacaacaacagcagatCCAATCCAACATGGGCATTCAGATGCAGGGTCAAGTACCAATGCAATTACAACAGAATCAAATACCTCTGCAGCCTCAGCAACAAATGCAGCCGCAACAACAGATGCAGCCGCAACAGCAAATGCAGCCGCAACAACAAATGCAGCCGCAACAGCAAATGCAGCCGCAACAACAAATGCAGCCGCAACAGCAAATGCAGCCGCAACAACAGATGCAGCCGCAACAGCAAATGCAGCCGCAACAACAAATGCAGCCGCAACAGCAAATGCAGCCGCAACAGCAAATGCAGCCACAACAACAAATGCAGCCGCAACAACAAATGCAGCCGCAACAACAAATGCAGCCGCAACAACAAATGCAGCCGCAACAACAAATGCAGCCGCAACAACAAATGCAACCGACAGCGCAACCATCCCAACAACATAGCTTACAACCACAGCCTGTTCAATTAGTCCAACAACAGCCATTGATGCAGCAACAAACCTCGGTTATTCAGCCTCAGCAGGCGCAGCAGATGCAACAAGTTCCTCAAGTTTCTCAGCAACAAGTTCAGTATCAACAACAACAGTATCAGCAGCAATTGCAACAGCAGTatcaacaacagcaacaacaacaaccgtATCCATCGCATGTCTCGCAAAACATGAATCCTACTTCATCGCAATGTTCGACGCCGCAAACCGTGCAAACTCAACCACAATTTCCTCAAGTGACTCAACAGATACAGCAACAGCAAattcagcagcagcaacaacagctccaacagcagcaacaacagatCCAACAGCAACAACATATCCATCAGCAGCAACAACAGTATATACAGTTGAATCAGATGAACGTAGCGCAACAAATGAGTCATCAAATGCAACCGCAAATACAGCCCCAGCTGCAATCGCAAATACAGATTTTGTCCCAGCAACAGCATGTGCACCAGCAGATGCAACAGACCCAACAAGTGCAATATTCTCAGCCGCAAGTACAGCATGTACAACAAGTGCAACAAGTGACTGTGCAAAATCAACAGTTTTACCAACAGAGTGCTACAGGAACTTCTGGGTACAATACACAGCCTATGTACCAGCAAAATATATCTCAATCGATGTACCACTCGTACACCACCCCCAATCCAACTGGTCACGTGGAGATACTATCAACGAATCAGCCTACCACTCAAATTTATTCTCATACGAGCATATCCGCAAGTACAGGGCCACCAACTTCACAGTCttacatacaacaacaacaacaacagccatCGGGCCAGGTCCCAGTTTCCGTACCATCGagtattaatattcaaaattcaTCAGCGGCAACGCTCATACAAAGTGCAGCGACTGCCACGATTCAAAACATTCAACCCGCGTCCACCATTCTTCCAAATGGCGGACATCAGTCGCAGCCCCAGCAAAACGTCTTGGTTCAAATGCAATATCCGCAAACTTCCAGTGTACCTACATCTGTGTCTATGTCATCTGGAATGAGTATTCCAGCGCAGTCCACAACAACCACGCAACACCAGCAACATTTTGTCCCGAGTACGGATCAGATCTCTACAGATAGATCTTCGTTACCCAAGCAGGATACGATGGACTCTGTGCAATCGTTACCAGCTGATTTACCATCTACCGTTCAAGACCAAGCGAATGCACCTAACCTGGCTAATGCTACGGGCCAAGCAACAGTACCGAGCGAAGGGTAAATGAAGGAATTCATTCTAGATTAGGTCTTAActtacgattattgagattgtaaagatacATCCATGCTGAGTTACtcgacaaatttatttctttggatatatattatttaaaaagtcGCTACAAATTTGGATCGAcacattctcgttatttttatgaagtaatgtaaaatagtcacttttagAGCTCTGTAATTCTAACGTTAAACATGGTCAAAGTGCTTCTGATTAAAACTTTGTATTCTTATAGAATTACTCAGGAAAGTTCGGAGAATGTTTCTTCCGAGAGAAGCAGAGTGAAACGATCCGGTACTAAACGAAAGAAGCCTGGTATTAAGTTGACTGTTTTATCGGTAAGCAGCGGCGAGGGTCAATCCGTGACCGTCGAGTGTCAACTGGACACGAGCAAGCAGAAAACAGT includes:
- the Wnk gene encoding wnk kinase isoform X10; the protein is MMYETNRQRSSGGSSLSSLCPKLVASGGGNNQGGISLAVGHLASPESGGPCSVVTTQRIHNLTHNHKRQRKLSIVSQAGTSAHNSGDRKTSSISRSSTTICKKQIRTQRSDHSTDSLSITTNGVASNSPSSKKRVLSALRISEKSSSRNLNSPSLDNENERSFSDAEEAITATENVFNVPGSSSTPSTPISRVKSKKSDEDETSVECSISEEGAAESSQNVSDKKLSLDTSESKVTTTECSESSKTSSVARKTSANSIDEETPIIQNKQKVFSTSSINTRCTNSEGRTAKSKSKYITEILIVQHSSKSSNELNIGKSIDSPMGTSMNSTGNSKSNEEVKRKTSTDSSKSTNMAEKEGVAKDSEEDAVEDKKEAQLNEEVVKSSRFVTSKVSEDIVDTEGKDMVTQREEEEGEVTIYDEDDNGTSISDIVAAQALHESLSKLGKVPPLDTDMEDVKDMNIEDEIKTEKDAQKDVVQEETVEGFIGPLLDENFKADEKLTQKTMAMEEVRNLLMKVKVQNVEDDDDEEKAIGISPDGRFLKFEEEIGRGSFKTVYRGLDTQTGVAVAWCELQEKKLNKTERLRFREEAEMLKGLQHPNIVRFYDYWEVTLTRRKYIVLVTELMTSGTLKTYLRRFKKINPKVVKSWCRQILKGLSFLHSRSPPIIHRDLKCDNIFITGTTGSVKIGDLGLATLKNRSFAKSVIGTPEFMAPEMYEEHYDESVDVYAFGMCMLEMATSEYPYSECTGPAQIYKRVVSGVKPQSYDKVENPEVREIIEMCIRLKKEERPLVKDLLNHEFFADDVGLKLEMVSRDSAVADAELSRVEFRLRVLDPKKRTNKHKENEAIQFDFDIQADNAEEVASEMAKSSLILEEDVKAVAKMLKSQITTLLREREERKAKEEKERLDREVDTTTTANENLLQQQLLLQQMQLQQQQQQIQSNMGIQMQGQVPMQLQQNQIPLQPQQQMQPQQQMQPQQQMQPQQQMQPQQQMQPQQQMQPQQQMQPQQQMQPQQQMQPQQQMQPQQQMQPQQQMQPQQQMQPQQQMQPQQQMQPQQQMQPQQQMQPQQQMQPTAQPSQQHSLQPQPVQLVQQQPLMQQQTSVIQPQQAQQMQQVPQVSQQQVQYQQQQYQQQLQQQYQQQQQQQPYPSHVSQNMNPTSSQCSTPQTVQTQPQFPQVTQQIQQQQIQQQQQQLQQQQQQIQQQQHIHQQQQQYIQLNQMNVAQQMSHQMQPQIQPQLQSQIQILSQQQHVHQQMQQTQQVQYSQPQVQHVQQVQQVTVQNQQFYQQSATGTSGYNTQPMYQQNISQSMYHSYTTPNPTGHVEILSTNQPTTQIYSHTSISASTGPPTSQSYIQQQQQQPSGQVPVSVPSSINIQNSSAATLIQSAATATIQNIQPASTILPNGGHQSQPQQNVLVQMQYPQTSSVPTSVSMSSGMSIPAQSTTTTQHQQHFVPSTDQISTDRSSLPKQDTMDSVQSLPADLPSTVQDQANAPNLANATGQATVPSEGITQESSENVSSERSRVKRSGTKRKKPGIKLTVLSVSSGEGQSVTVECQLDTSKQKTVTFKFDRDDMVPTDIANNLVAENLLPQSQCETFVELIEDIVKQLRLDPTRALPLVAHGPPDQSAGGSPVTSRRPRDRDHSLDTAKQVRHGSLTRQSSHRSSYKVHRRHRSRDETSNTSTPTKLLPIDQIISHITGATTEKQQSVQTPDSQAGLENTSAEASRRSSTSTQNTDTLTPTNLPSDPTDTQETVVTVTNVEAGLELHNVLKEDKYYQCTTTYTQSSVHDGIGNQGDETPKESVLQDITDLQERESSKETQADVTATEVATLTAPLPIRKISRFLVSPVVEQKILANEEEESSVESVDRANISATQSNLVSQISVTDEALAKHDELEVNVLEAQVAVPEKPSVEAVIQNTQYVSEQVDSVQTIQLGQQTIGLQNAVQGQGIPSMPQVQSNINTIQSSPHNAIVPGSTIAHQLQQQMQPVPQNIMVTVQKDLQTQSQIPPNSVNIPGQYPNQSMQCNVLLQQQHNMSQMHVQPELQHQGQMQAQRTMQQFHPQQIPHQQYVILSGPIQQLQPAAMVDERNRRISNISTASNMSTDSQMSEIVNLTEDKKQSMVVPSSSVHHMQHAQLISQQEGQNVAPLPQPILDPTQQLQAAPQNMMNVPTNVSMPVSVPVQQVANPEVAPKVIVKTKEVSSTLPDLAQNLANILSNPKSKSATPHGMTSHEQTPAANVAAATVLDYKPTLQSEQYFQPIQPEASQIQMPSQVQHNYQPNIVQSGISQTFQQVAQQSQQTQMPLQQTMQLNPTQQMDPQLQIAQQNFQGVQTMVQGKWIATSNQIIQQQSGQIRHTQQSQPQLQQTIPVQQQIIQDMQNVEGFVQSDHQSQLHLKLQEQLLSSKPSEMEMQEAVTTTGRISAEYHLLSEAENSSHDVTPEHTIVESVDSSLFAQNQALQQQQHRKLSQQNSLDKVPDPAAGTSGVGGTGPQTIADLHQKLVQLTSQPSEALNVGTPPISYPATPHNNQIVGGYDAYMNSLQQKLVNIGMPISTTHGVGPLSPQTTIQSSTTLADSNVTTNVETLALVQDSSLHQLALSQTHVDCSLDSPTPGGGAAGSETMSPSKESIKIRAQRPGSRLQELEQELAKIHHRGSILSTASPQPMTPPVSAIGSIQLQPSLQSTQSLLTTVPATSTVPVATVTPNVITSRSDTNTPVQTESQEIVSEKVSTTQPVRKISRFVVSKVAGPPNNAAGPNQQPYAEDSKVYHAEDIQGTPVQVIHSREGSIPPIQPIQSTVGGPTVEQTEKDERLWTLTPSEEYQLLIKKQTMELETLQRRHREELERFQQHQLQLLIQQQQQASALHQHHHQHHPVLYHTVATSLAGQTRLPGTEDYLMFNTTPQTPLQKAPSNYPDTDETLRLAMQKLKQTPLQLQPQQATAGIPHAYVIPIPVVPSETMQNMPSQQSSSYTSDNIADSYDSTHSSLINSAQYQFTPIIPDGTNIAMSSTGSLVTPIPISSSTGSGGYIQYHENQTLPNFQTFSCTPHGGFFLPAGYRLVYAPQPASQSQPATPATPHIGNSHDGTPPAEPLHANTDNSAAPPSHIDQ
- the Wnk gene encoding wnk kinase isoform X8, which encodes MPRCCNENKAVSSVSTSQKHNTEDILLTQTRPFSIGNQLELDDDPPIVEKSHRRVRCDLSPVPTNTSTNLSIKLLSIKGERNNRQDHQVSTGAGGYREKEKEAKKRAAIGNTVRGLLSSGHSRQDRYETNRQRSSGGSSLSSLCPKLVASGGGNNQGGISLAVGHLASPESGGPCSVVTTQRIHNLTHNHKRQRKLSIVSQAGTSAHNSGDRKTSSISRSSTTICKKQIRTQRSDHSTDSLSITTNGVASNSPSSKKRVLSALRISEKSSSRNLNSPSLDNENERSFSDAEEAITATENVFNVPGSSSTPSTPISRVKSKKSDEDETSVECSISEEGAAESSQNVSDKKLSLDTSESKVTTTECSESSKTSSVARKTSANSIDEETPIIQNKQKVFSTSSINTRCTNSEGRTAKSKSNSKSNEEVKRKTSTDSSKSTNMAEKEGVAKDSEEDAVEDKKEAQLNEEVVKSSRFVTSKVSEDIVDTEGKDMVTQREEEEGEVTIYDEDDNGTSISDIVAAQALHESLSKLGKVPPLDTDMEDVKDMNIEDEIKTEKDAQKDVVQEETVEGFIGPLLDENFKADEKLTQKTMAMEEVRNLLMKVKVQNVEDDDDEEKAIGISPDGRFLKFEEEIGRGSFKTVYRGLDTQTGVAVAWCELQEKKLNKTERLRFREEAEMLKGLQHPNIVRFYDYWEVTLTRRKYIVLVTELMTSGTLKTYLRRFKKINPKVVKSWCRQILKGLSFLHSRSPPIIHRDLKCDNIFITGTTGSVKIGDLGLATLKNRSFAKSVIGTPEFMAPEMYEEHYDESVDVYAFGMCMLEMATSEYPYSECTGPAQIYKRVVSGVKPQSYDKVENPEVREIIEMCIRLKKEERPLVKDLLNHEFFADDVGLKLEMVSRDSAVADAELSRVEFRLRVLDPKKRTNKHKENEAIQFDFDIQADNAEEVASEMAKSSLILEEDVKAVAKMLKSQITTLLREREERKAKEEKERLDREVDTTTTANENLLQQQLLLQQMQLQQQQQQIQSNMGIQMQGQVPMQLQQNQIPLQPQQQMQPQQQMQPQQQMQPQQQMQPQQQMQPQQQMQPQQQMQPQQQMQPQQQMQPQQQMQPQQQMQPQQQMQPQQQMQPQQQMQPQQQMQPQQQMQPQQQMQPQQQMQPTAQPSQQHSLQPQPVQLVQQQPLMQQQTSVIQPQQAQQMQQVPQVSQQQVQYQQQQYQQQLQQQYQQQQQQQPYPSHVSQNMNPTSSQCSTPQTVQTQPQFPQVTQQIQQQQIQQQQQQLQQQQQQIQQQQHIHQQQQQYIQLNQMNVAQQMSHQMQPQIQPQLQSQIQILSQQQHVHQQMQQTQQVQYSQPQVQHVQQVQQVTVQNQQFYQQSATGTSGYNTQPMYQQNISQSMYHSYTTPNPTGHVEILSTNQPTTQIYSHTSISASTGPPTSQSYIQQQQQQPSGQVPVSVPSSINIQNSSAATLIQSAATATIQNIQPASTILPNGGHQSQPQQNVLVQMQYPQTSSVPTSVSMSSGMSIPAQSTTTTQHQQHFVPSTDQISTDRSSLPKQDTMDSVQSLPADLPSTVQDQANAPNLANATGQATVPSEGITQESSENVSSERSRVKRSGTKRKKPGIKLTVLSVSSGEGQSVTVECQLDTSKQKTVTFKFDRDDMVPTDIANNLVAENLLPQSQCETFVELIEDIVKQLRLDPTRALPLVAHGPPDQSAGGSPVTSRRPRDRDHSLDTAKQVRHGSLTRQSSHRSSYKVHRRHRSRDETSNTSTPTKLLPIDQIISHITGATTEKQQSVQTPDSQAGLENTSAEASRRSSTSTQNTDTLTPTNLPSDPTDTQETVVTVTNVEAGLELHNVLKEDKYYQCTTTYTQSSVHDGIGNQGDETPKESVLQDITDLQERESSKETQADVTATEVATLTAPLPIRKISRFLVSPVVEQKILANEEEESSVESVDRANISATQSNLVSQISVTDEALAKHDELEVNVLEAQVAVPEKPSVEAVIQNTQYVSEQVDSVQTIQLGQQTIGLQNAVQGQGIPSMPQVQSNINTIQSSPHNAIVPGSTIAHQLQQQMQPVPQNIMVTVQKDLQTQSQIPPNSVNIPGQYPNQSMQCNVLLQQQHNMSQMHVQPELQHQGQMQAQRTMQQFHPQQIPHQQYVILSGPIQQLQPAAMVDERNRRISNISTASNMSTDSQMSEIVNLTEDKKQSMVVPSSSVHHMQHAQLISQQEGQNVAPLPQPILDPTQQLQAAPQNMMNVPTNVSMPVSVPVQQVANPEVAPKVIVKTKEVSSTLPDLAQNLANILSNPKSKSATPHGMTSHEQTPAANVAAATVLDYKPTLQSEQYFQPIQPEASQIQMPSQVQHNYQPNIVQSGISQTFQQVAQQSQQTQMPLQQTMQLNPTQQMDPQLQIAQQNFQGVQTMVQGKWIATSNQIIQQQSGQIRHTQQSQPQLQQTIPVQQQIIQDMQNVEGFVQSDHQSQLHLKLQEQLLSSKPSEMEMQEAVTTTGRISAEYHLLSEAENSSHDVTPEHTIVESVDSSLFAQNQALQQQQHRKLSQQNSLDKVPDPAAGTSGVGGTGPQTIADLHQKLVQLTSQPSEALNVGTPPISYPATPHNNQIVGGYDAYMNSLQQKLVNIGMPISTTHGVGPLSPQTTIQSSTTLADSNVTTNVETLALVQDSSLHQLALSQTHVDCSLDSPTPGGGAAGSETMSPSKESIKIRAQRPGSRLQELEQELAKIHHRGSILSTASPQPMTPPVSAIGSIQLQPSLQSTQSLLTTVPATSTVPVATVTPNVITSRSDTNTPVQTESQEIVSEKVSTTQPVRKISRFVVSKVAGPPNNAAGPNQQPYAEDSKVYHAEDIQGTPVQVIHSREGSIPPIQPIQSTVGGPTVEQTEKDERLWTLTPSEEYQLLIKKQTMELETLQRRHREELERFQQHQLQLLIQQQQQASALHQHHHQHHPVLYHTVATSLAGQTRLPGTEDYLMFNTTPQTPLQKAPSNYPDTDETLRLAMQKLKQTPLQLQPQQATAGIPHAYVIPIPVVPSETMQNMPSQQSSSYTSDNIADSYDSTHSSLINSAQYQFTPIIPDGTNIAMSSTGSLVTPIPISSSTGSGGYIQYHENQTLPNFQTFSCTPHGGFFLPAGYRLVYAPQPASQSQPATPATPHIGNSHDGTPPAEPLHANTDNSAAPPSHIDQ